From the Lysobacter soyae genome, the window CTTGGTGTTTGCCAATACTGATGAAATCACCTCGTCGGTGACGTGTTCGGTCAGCCCGTCACTACACAGTAGAAGTTGGGCACCCGGTTCGAAATCTCCGGAAATGCTTTCGATATTCAGCTGCGTCAAATCAGTCACGCCCAGCGCTTGCGTGACCATCTTGCGTTTGGGATGGGAGCGCGCTTCTTCACGGCTCAGCATGCCGTGTGCGACCAACTCTTCCACATGACTGTGATCTTGGGTGATCTGAACTGCGCGTGTGCCGGGTCGCCACAGGTAGGCGCGACTATCGCCAATCCAGGCGATTTCATACCGGCTCTTCTTGACCAATGCGGCGACGACGGTGGTGCCCATTGGCAGGGTATCCGCACGACGTCTTGAGGCGCGCAGGATTTCCTCGCCGGCGGTGCGAAACGCATCGACCAAACCGTGGCCATCGCGCA encodes:
- a CDS encoding PP2C family protein-serine/threonine phosphatase, which translates into the protein MFEFGHLTHTGLRRDHNEDTYHGEAALGLFLVADGIGGHDYGEVASALARDVIVREVRDGHGLVDAFRTAGEEILRASRRRADTLPMGTTVVAALVKKSRYEIAWIGDSRAYLWRPGTRAVQITQDHSHVEELVAHGMLSREEARSHPKRKMVTQALGVTDLTQLNIESISGDFEPGAQLLLCSDGLTEHVTDEVISSVLANTKATAQEAVDTLVAGALDDGGTDNVTVLVIRHS